From Coffea arabica cultivar ET-39 chromosome 2e, Coffea Arabica ET-39 HiFi, whole genome shotgun sequence, the proteins below share one genomic window:
- the LOC113723081 gene encoding uncharacterized protein produces MVPSRVSREQRRIALRRKLHILRKLTNSKSVKKSSIIMDAFLYIYKLKLQLEAIRREYQNLINHIQEVKVEKFGTQFLVRVTCKKGKDLLVSIIEAFENLNLNIFQAKAACKHFFFMEAVVEDEDQVLDVKDVTEAVMTAIQK; encoded by the exons atggtaCCATCAAGGGTTTCCAGGGAACAAAGGAGAATAGCCTTGAGGAGAAAGCTTCATATTCTGCGAAAACTTACCAACTCTAAATCA GTGAAAAAGAGCTCAATCATCATGGATGCTTTTCTCTACATCTACAAGCTCAAACTCCAACTAGAAGCTATCAGAAGAGAATACCAAAACCTCATCAATCATATCCAA GAAGTGAAAGTAGAGAAGTTTGGGACACAGTTTTTGGTGAGAGTGACATGCAAGAAGGGAAAAGACTTGCTGGTTTCAATTATCGAAGCGTTTGAAAACCTaaatctcaatatttttcaagccAAGGCTGCGTGCAAACACTTCTTTTTCATGGAAGCAGTTGTTGAAGATGAAGATCAAGTTTTGGATGTGAAAGATGTAACTGAAGCTGTGATGACAGCCATTCAGAAGTAG